Proteins encoded in a region of the Larimichthys crocea isolate SSNF chromosome XVI, L_crocea_2.0, whole genome shotgun sequence genome:
- the LOC104933495 gene encoding protein phosphatase 1 regulatory subunit 1B, which translates to MDPLLPAETEMMEREADKDARRKIQFSVPSSVPTQLDPRQVEMIRRRRPTPATLFRLTDQPSPDEDTGPHQWVLGENGALKAKLVHTSTYQPPSLKAVQRMAQAHLDMSSVDKEDPSSGEEDEKCEKDSQQIASATDLREEPRKPLKDQCAPPDSLTGSADLSRQRGDEEEAKEREAGKGE; encoded by the exons ATGGACCCGCTGCTGCCCGCAGAGACCGAGATGATGGAGCGAGAGGCGGACAAAGATGCGAGGAGGAAGATCCAGTTCTCCGTGCCTTCCTCCGTGCCAACCCAACTGGACCCGCGACAGGTGGAGATG ATTCGACGTCGGAGGCCGACACCGGCTACACTCTTCAGGTTGACAGACCAGCCGTCACCGGATGAAGACACTGGACCTCATCAG TGGGTTCTGGGGGAAAATGGAGCCTTGAAAGCCAAACTGGTTCACACGTCAACCTACCAGCCACCCTCTCTTAAAG CAGTCCAGAGGATGGCCCAGGCCCACCTAGACATGTCTTCTGTGGACAAAGAGGATCCTTCTTCTGGGGAGGAAGACGAGAAATGCGAGAAGGACAGCCAGCAGATAGCCTCAGCTACAG ATCTAAGAGAAGAACCACGCAAACCACTCAAAGATCAGTGCGCTCCGCCGGACAGTTTGACAGGAAGTGCTGATCTTAGCCGTCAgcgaggagatgaagaggaggccaaagaaagagaggcaggCAAAGGAGAATGA
- the LOC104933416 gene encoding phenylethanolamine N-methyltransferase, translating to MEENKREDGLVAMAACYQRFDPAAYLQYNYTPPRADFERKDSIVPWKLACLHRAFNEGDVTGELLVDVGSGPTLYQVLSGCEVFNKVLLTDFLEVNRQELRHWLQDEGCNLDWTPYLQHVCKLEGRRPSAWTEKAAKLREVITDILPIDVHRPQPMALDALPSSGADCLVSCFCLESVSPDLAAFTRALGHIGRLLRPGGHLLLIGALGESYYFGGPGVKIPVVPLNEAQVCESLKESGYTLIRLEVYTLPQDMRVGVDDVTGVFFAKAKKD from the exons atggaagaaaataaaagagaggaTGGATTAGTGGCCATGGCAGCCTGCTACCAGAGATTTGATCCTGCAGCGTATCTACAGTACAACTACACTCCTCCACGAGCTGACTTCGAAAGAAAGGACAGCATTGTGCCGTGGAAACTGGCATGCTTGCATAGAGCTTTCAATGAAG GCGATGTGACTGGTGAGCTGCTGGTGGACGTAGGGTCAGGCCCCACTCTGTACCAGGTGTTGAGTGGCTGTGAGGTTTTCAACAAAGTGCTCCTCACAGACTTCCTAGAGGTCAACAGACAGGAGCTGAGGCACTGGCTCCAGGATGAGGGATGCAACCTGGACTGGACACCCTACCTGCAGCACGTCTGCAAGCTGGAGGGACGACG GCCCTCAGCGTGGACAGAGAAAGCTGCAAAGCTACGTGAGGTCATCACCGACATTCTTCCGATTGACGTGCATCGCCCACAGCCTATGGCCCTTGATGCCCTTCCTTCATCAGGGGCCGATTGCCTCGTGTCCTGCTTCTGTTTGGAGAGCGTCAGCCCTGACCTGGCTGCCTTTACAAGGGCCCTGGGCCACATAGGGAGGCTTCTGCGGCCTGGTGGCCACCTCCTGCTCATCGGAGCCCTGGGAGAGAGCTACTATTTTGGGGGGCCTGGAGTAAAGATTCCTGTGGTCCCACTGAATGAGGCTCAAGTGTGTGAAAGTTTGAAGGAGAGTGGCTATACCCTGATCAGGCTGGAGGTTTACACACTGCCTCAAGACATGAGGGTGGGGGTGGATGATGTGACCGGGGTGTTTTTTGCAAAGGCAAAGAAAgattaa